In a genomic window of Wyeomyia smithii strain HCP4-BCI-WySm-NY-G18 chromosome 1, ASM2978416v1, whole genome shotgun sequence:
- the LOC129722899 gene encoding replication protein A 70 kDa DNA-binding subunit, with translation MSYSGLLTAGCIADIMCGNELDKPVVQILGTKRIAGSGDQSERFRLLISDGVNMYTFAMLATQLNDLQQSGQLAEYTVIRINRYITSVVNRGERGEKRVLIILELTVVKPGASIGQKIGNPQQLTEGSAGSSNSSTPAPHPRTESAISVSDGSGHQSRSSNTNGTQNSTMLQNSLCHPISSLSPYQNKWVIKARVMSKSEIRTWSNAKGEGRLFSMDVMDESGEIRITAFKEQCDKFHEMIEADKVYFITKCQLKPANKQYSTLRNEYEMTMTNDTVIQECKEDNASVPEIHYNFVPISQIANMEANTVLDVIGVCKEVGEVSQFTAKTSGRELKKREVTIVDSSNATVQLTLWGESALNFPTSSNPIVLLKGARVSEFGGGKSLGMVGGSVMKLNPMINEAHKLRGWYDNGGSNSVVTSVSTRTGAGTSYSTEWITFHEAKERNLGNGDKPDYYQTKALIHNVKSANAIYKACPQAECNKKVVDLDNGMFRCEKCNADNTNFKYRLLLNMLVGDWTSNRWVTVFTELGEQLLKKTSQEIGQAMEYIKEEAEQIFSAIAFNNYIFKLRTKVEYFADAPRNKVTAVEIKPLIHKDYNAHLIKNIQEMTGIGKK, from the exons ATGAGTTATAGCGGATTATTGACTGCAGGCTGTATTGCC GACATTATGTGCGGAAATGAGTTGGATAAACCAGTGGTTCAAATCTTGGGCACAAAACGAATCGCTGGTAGCGGTGATCAATCCGAAAGGTTTCGGCTGCTTATCTCTGATGGAGTTAACATGTACACATTTGCTATGCTTGCAACTCAGCTGAACGACTTACAACAGAGCGGACAGTTGGCGGAATATACCGTGATTCGCATAAATCGCTATATTACTTCGGTTGTAAATCGGGGCGAACGAGGTGAAAAACGTGTGCTTATCATTCTTGAACTAACCGTGGTTAAGCCAGGAGCGTCTATTGGACAaaaaattggtaatccccaGCAGCTGACGGAAGGGTCAGCTGGCAGCAGCAACAGTAGCACGCCTGCACCGCATCCCCGTACGGAATCAGCTATAAGTGTTAG TGATGGATCCGGGCACCAAAGTCGCTCTTCGAATACTAACGGAACGCAGAATTCGACTATGCTTCAAAACAGCTTGTGTCACCCAATCAGCTCGCTTAGTCCGTACCAGAACAAATGGGTCATCAAAGCTCGAGTCATGTCGAAATCAGAAATCCGCACATGGAGCAATGCCAAAGGCGAAGGGAGACTGTTTTCCATGGATGTCATGGATGAATCAGGAGAGATACGTATTACTGCCTTCAAGGAGCAATGCGATAAATTTCACGAAATGATCGAGGCTGACAAAGTTTATTTCATTACAAAATGCCAATTGAAGCCGGCCAACAAACAGTACTCGACGTTACGAAATGAGTACGAAATGACTATGACTAACGACACAGTTATACAAGAGTGTAAGGAAGATAATGCTTCTGTACCGGAAATTCATTACAATTTCGTGCCAATTTCGCAGATTGCGAACATGGAGGCAAATACAGTGCTTGATGTGATCGGTGTGTGCAAGGAGGTTGGTGAAGTGTCCCAATTTACTGCTAAAACCTCTGGCAGGGAGTTGAAAAAACGCGAAGTTACAATCGTTGACTCCAGTAATGCTACTGTCCAACTCACGTTGTGGGGTGAGTCTGCTCTGAATTTCCCAACTTCATCGAATCCGATTGTATTACTCAAGGGAGCTCGTGTATCTGAGTTCGGTGGAGGTAAATCGCTCGGGATGGTTGGAGGCAGTGTAATGAAGCTCAATCCTATGATCAATGAAGCCCATAAGCTGCGCGGGTGGTACGACAACGGCGGTAGTAATAGTGTTGTTACCAGTGTTTCGACACGCACTGGAGCCGGAACTAGCTACTCTACTGAATGGATTACATTCCATGAGGCGAAGGAAAGAAATCTGGGTAATGGTGACAAGCCGGACTATTACCAAACGAAGGCTCTGATCCACAATGTCAAATCAGCAAATGCAATCTATAAGGCATGTCCGCAGGCGGAGTGCAACAAGAAGGTGGTTGACCTGGATAACGGAATGTTCCGGTGCGAGAAATGTAACGCCGATAACACAAACTTCAAATATCGACTTCTGTTGAAC ATGTTGGTTGGTGATTGGACTTCAAACCGCTGGGTCACCGTGTTCACTGAGCTTGGCGAGCAACTACTCAAGAAAACATCACAGGAAATTGGTCAAGCCATGGAGTACATCAAGGAGGAAGCGGAGCAAATTTTCTCTGCGATCGCGTTCAATAATTACATTTTCAAACTGCGAACCAAGGTAGAATACTTTGCGGATGCACCGCGAAATAAAGTCACTGCTGTTGAGATAAAGCCACTTATCCACAAAGATTATAATGCACATTTGATTAAAAACATACAGGAGATGACTGGTATCGGTAAGAAGTGA
- the LOC129722919 gene encoding leucine-rich melanocyte differentiation-associated protein-like, whose translation MDDINWNKIIYIDGERKLIYFDQKTYKLPEAILNLYSDRVRHLDLSHNKLSSFEALEFFGGLEELVLDNNSLTDEITFPGQLRQIKLLSLNNNKFENLDLLLTKLSLCFPNLEYLSLLGNPACPCHLLSLEHTEYDYLKYRLYIIRHLPKLHILDVQRVKKMERDFVRSQQDQEYATDGSESRRATSALKHLYTNLSNRLGVERKNPPVYHPLPESIRVAGDHRGAYGKCRYRYVGAQSEGNRFILNTDL comes from the exons ATGGATGATATAAATTGGAACAAGATAATCTACATAGATGGCGAACGAAAG CTCATATACTTCGACCAGAAAACGTACAAACTGCCGGAGGCTATCCTCAATTTGTATTCTGATCGTGTTCGTCACCTCGATTTGAGCCACAACAAGCTGTCTTCGTTTGAGGCACTCGAGTTCTTCGGTGGTCTCGAAGAGCTAGTGCTGGATAACAACAGTCTCACAGACGAGATCACATTTCCCGGACAGTTGAGGCAAATAAAACTGCTATCACTGAACAATAATAAA TTCGAAAATCTCGATTTGCTGCTAACAAAATTGTCTCTCTGCTTCCCGAACTTGGAGTATTTGAGTTTACTGGGAAATCCGGCTTGTCCTTGTCATTTGTTAAGCCTCGAGCACACCGAATACGATTATCTCAAATATAG GCTTTACATAATCCGCCATCTACCGAAGCTACACATATTGGATGTACAACGAGTGAAAAAAATGGAACGAGATTTTGTCCGCAGTCAACAAGATCAGGAATACGCAACAGATGGATCTGAGAGCCGTAGAGCCACCAGCGCGCTGAAGCATTTGTACACTAACCTAAGCAACAGGTTGGGTGTTGAACGTAAAAATCCACCCGTGTACCACCCACTGCCTGAGAGCATTCGCGTTGCAGGTGACCATCGCGGAGCTTACGGTAAATGTCGCTATCGTTACGTCGGTGCACAGTCTGAGGGCAATCGGTTTATACTCAACACTGATTTATGA
- the LOC129717324 gene encoding uncharacterized protein LOC129717324 — protein MGDTEEIDNNAHNLENEMMEIGGRNEYEYSAEPLQIDDDVLYDSEHLEESEQPAHDVCSDFSIESEPSTSKGLPAKKINRSFCANMKSITAVLSGKKFRFQAPVYLKKFKNQKSSENWGTVNVDGDTTEEVVLKIWEFCSKFVYRAVSFSEPSDSRADPKWAEFSPKYDERDTFIVFQDQSSKKNIAPSKVDSNTLVNWLVKEVFEIVYKYSESVTSLEKWRLVENQLLRPLETDRSGAESVTSINRLKEELKRIHGKYLSGDDVNWGCWACWISSKPYDQREDLKNQAPPEHLINLFCSVPVHSDTILVKARLDLQVANTVNSAFRNIIGELKNDHQQASNILNIMGEKISMMEAKQKEYDDMLAAMNTSVSVKENKFSVELAHSITNCLDVDHDLI, from the exons ATGGGGGATACAGAGGAAATCGATAATAATGCTCACAACCTCGAGAATGAAATGATGGAGATTGGAGgacgaaacgaatatgaatatTCCGCAGAGCCGCTGCAGATTGACGACGATGTTTTGTACGATTCTGAACACCTGGAAGAATCGGAACAGCCGGCACACGATGTTTGCTCGGATTTTAGTATTGAGTCTGAGCCATCGACTTCCAAGGGTCTACCAGCAAAAAAG ATTAATCGGAGTTTCTGCGCCAACATGAAAAGTATAACGGCAGTATTGAGCGGAAAGAAGTTCAGATTCCAAGCCCCAGTTTACTTGAAGAAGTTCAAAAATCAAAAGTCATCTGAAAACTGGGGGACGGTTAACGTTGATGGAGACACAACCGAAGaagttgttttaaaaatttgggAGTTCTGTTCCAAGTTTGTTTATCGCGCCGTTTCTTTCTCGGAACCGTCCGATTCACGAGCTGACCCTAAGTGGGCTGAATTTTCGCCGAAATACGATGAACGTGAtacatttattgtttttcaggatCAATCTAGCAAGAAAAACATTGCTCCCTCTAAAGTAGATAGCAATACTTTGGTAAATTGGCTAGTaaaagaagttttcgaaatcgtATACAAGTACTCGGAATCAGTTACAAGTCTTGAGAAATGGCGTCTTGTTGAAAACCAGCTCCTTCGCCCATTAGAAACTGACCGTTCGGGTGCGGAATCTGTAACTTCCATAAACCGGCTGAAAGAGGAGCTCAAACGCATACACGGAAAGTACCTATCAGGTGACGACGTTAATTGGGGATGCTGGGCATGTTGGATATCGAGCAAGCCGTATGACCAACGAGAAGATTTGAAAAACCAGGCGCCTCCCGAACATCTTATTAACCTTTTTTGCAGTGTACCTGTCCATAGTGACACAATTTTGGTAAAAGCAAGACTTGATCTACAGGTGGCCAACACGGTTAACTCTGCATTCCGAAACATAATCGGCGAACTGAAAAATGATCACCAACAAGCGAGCAACATATTGAATATTATGGGAGAAAAGATTTCGATGATGGAGGCTAAGCAGAAAGAATACGACGATATGTTAGCAGCAATGAACACTTCAGTGAGTGTGAAGGAGAATAAATTTTCGGTTGAGCTTGCTCATAGTATTACAAACTGCCTCGACGTAGATCATGATTTGAtttaa